DNA from Candidatus Woesearchaeota archaeon:
GATTAAATTTGAAAGCAAAGTATTAATAGAGCACTCGGACATATTCAATTTCGCTCCGAAAGAAAGGTATGACACAGTATACATTGACATATGGAATGATGTGTGCAGAACAAACTATGATGAAATGAAAGAGCTGAAAAGGAAATATTCAAGATGCCTTAATGAAAGCGGATTTATTGCGTGCTGGCGCGAGAAGGACTGCATGCGCTTATAGTTTGATTTGAGGTGCAAATATGAAAAATGAAACATTCGTGCTCTCACTGGGAGGCTCAACCATCGTTCCTGACAATATTGATGTTGATTTTCTCTCTGAATTCCGTAAGCTCATAATCTCGCATGCAAGAAAGGGGAAAAAATTCATAATAATAGCGGGAGGGGGAAGGACTGCCAGGAATTATATGGACGCTGCAGGAAAGATAGTTTCAGTAAGCCCTGAAGACAAAGACTGGCTTGGGATACATTCAACAAGGCTTAATGCCCATCTTCTAAGGACAATATTCAAGGAATACTCAAACGCAGAGCTTGTGAAAAATCCCAATAAAAGGGTCAAATTCAGGAAAAGCATCATTATTGCAGCAGGCTACAAGCCGGGATGCAGCACAGATTATGATTCTGTTATACTTGCAAAAAATTTCGGAGTTAAGAGCATAATAAACATAAGCAACATCTCTTATGTATATGACAAGGATCCGAACAAGTTCTCTGATGCCAAGCTCATAAGGGAGATTTCATGGAAGGATTTCAGGAAGATTGTCGGGAAAAAGTGGGACCCCGGGCTCAATATGCCCTTTGACCCTGTTGCAAGCAGAGCCTGCGAGAGGCTGAAGATGAAAGTGTTTATTGTTGGAAAAAATCTCAAGAACCTCAATCGCCTTCTCTTGCATAAAAGCTTTGAGGGCACGCTGATAAGATAAAAGGAAAAAGGAAAAAGATAAAAAACTGTTTAATCAGAAAATCTTGATTTTTGAGTCGTTTAGGCTTTTTATCCTCTTCCATTCAGAGTCAACATATTCCTGAACTTCTGCCGCTTCCTTTTCATTAAGCTCAAATCTTTTCTGGGACTTCAGGTAGTCCAGAACAGGAACTGGCTTTGGAGTTTCCCTTGTGATTTTGAGAACTCCTCCTTCAATCTCGTAAATCGGGGTAACCCTTGAGTCAAATGCGAGCTTTGCAATCTTTATTCCTAGCTCTGTTGGGTATTTCCAGCCAGTCGGGCATGGCGAGAAAACCTGTATGTAGCTTAAGCCCGGGCGCGAGAATGACTTCTTGACTTTCTGGAAAAAGTCCTGGAACTCTGAGATGTTTGCTGTTGCGGAGTATGAGCTGTGTGCTGCAAGTATGAAAGGCATGTCCTTCTTGAACTGCTGCTTTCCGTGAATCTTCTCTCCGTATGGGCTCGTTGTTGTGGATGCGTATTTGGGTGTTGAGCCGCTCCTCTGGATTCCCGTGTTCATATACGCCTCATTGTCATAGCATATGTATGTGAACTTGTTTCCGCGCTCAGCTGCCCCGCTTAAGGACTGAAGCCCTATGTCAAATGTGCCGCCATCGCCGCCTATCACAAGGATGTTGGTTTTATCCCTCTTGCCTGCTTTTTTGAGAGCAGCATCAATTCCTGAAGCAACTGCAGATGCGTTTTCAAAAGCAGAATGTATCCAAGGAACTTTCCATGCTGTCTCGGGGTAAGGCGAGCTTACAACTTCCATGCATCCTGTGGCGCTCACAACAATTGTATTCTTTCCTGCTGCCTTAAGCAGGTGCCTTAGGACTATTGCTGCGCCGCATCCTGCGCATGCCCGGTGCCCTGATGCAAAATATTCCTCTTCCGGAAGCCCCATTATCATTTTAGCCATTTTTGTTTTCCTGTTTTTTCCTTTGCTCAAGCACCTTTGAGTCAATTGTTTCAGCCCAATGCTCGTGCCTTGAGCCGTGTATTATCCTTATCCAGTTTTCCCTGCCGCATTTTTCGCACACTGCGCTTTTGTATGTGAAATGCTCTGAAAATTTGGCATCCCACTTTTCAGCGCTCATGTCTGCGCTGCAGTATACGCATTTTTCGCCGATGTCTTCATTTTTCAAAATCTGGTGCTTCATTTATTTCACTCTAAAAAATAAGTTCAGATAAGCCACTTTTCCGCTTCATCTTCCTTTTCTGAAATCCCAAAGGCATTTCTTATGTCATCCTGGGTTATGTCCTTTCCGCCGAGCCCGAGTATTGCATTGTTGATTCTGACTTTTGAATTCTTCAATGACGCCTTTATCTCTGAATAAACTGCTCCATGGCTTCCTGGGGAAATGTTCCTGTCAAGAACAGTAATCCCGTTTAAT
Protein-coding regions in this window:
- the pyrH gene encoding UMP kinase, which gives rise to MKNETFVLSLGGSTIVPDNIDVDFLSEFRKLIISHARKGKKFIIIAGGGRTARNYMDAAGKIVSVSPEDKDWLGIHSTRLNAHLLRTIFKEYSNAELVKNPNKRVKFRKSIIIAAGYKPGCSTDYDSVILAKNFGVKSIINISNISYVYDKDPNKFSDAKLIREISWKDFRKIVGKKWDPGLNMPFDPVASRACERLKMKVFIVGKNLKNLNRLLLHKSFEGTLIR
- a CDS encoding thiamine pyrophosphate-dependent enzyme → MGLPEEEYFASGHRACAGCGAAIVLRHLLKAAGKNTIVVSATGCMEVVSSPYPETAWKVPWIHSAFENASAVASGIDAALKKAGKRDKTNILVIGGDGGTFDIGLQSLSGAAERGNKFTYICYDNEAYMNTGIQRSGSTPKYASTTTSPYGEKIHGKQQFKKDMPFILAAHSSYSATANISEFQDFFQKVKKSFSRPGLSYIQVFSPCPTGWKYPTELGIKIAKLAFDSRVTPIYEIEGGVLKITRETPKPVPVLDYLKSQKRFELNEKEAAEVQEYVDSEWKRIKSLNDSKIKIF